The genomic window ATACTTTTTCCTCTGTCTTTGTCCCCAGAGGAATGGGTACGACCAGTCATGAAGAGGGATAAGCAGGTTCTTCTGCACTGGGGCTACTATCCTGACAGGTGAGGATGGGCTTCTGGGGCAGGTTTAAGGTCAAGAGTCAGCCAGGAGCCCCAGGACATCTAGCAAAGGCAGAAGGGACTCTTTGGGCCGATTGATTTGTTCTGTCCCCGCCACTGATTATGTGAACCGTCTGTCTTGGGTGAGGTTTGGACTTTGTGGACTAGGCTTGGTTAAAAGGATCAGGGAAAcatacttggcccaatggatagggcgtcgtctaccacatgggaggtccgcggttcaaaccccgggcctccttgacccgtgtggagctggcccatgcgcagtgctgatgtgcgcaaggagtgccctgccacgcaggggtgtcccccacgtaggggagccccacacgcaaggagtataccccataaggagccgcccagtgcgaaagaaagtgcagcctgcccaagaatggcgctgcacacacacacacagctgacacaagatgacgtgacaaaaagaaacacagattcctggtgctgctgataaggatagaagcggtcatagaagaacacacagcgaatggacacagagagcagacaactggggggcggaataaattaaaaaataaaaaatcttaaaaaaaataaaaggagcaggGCTCTATGTGTGAAATGGCCATCCCACTATAACTTTTGATAAGTAAATTGTtaaaaacaatctaaatgtcttAACAGTAGGAAAACGTTTCGGTGAATTTGTGTATCTTCTCGgtatggactattatgcagcctttaaaattgtatttatgaaATAACATGAATGATGTGTAGCTGAGTATTAAGTACAAAATGTAGGATATAAAATAATAGCATGTTTacaatttcataaaaataaaattgcacaTGAAAATTCCTGGGAGAAATTATATACTAGATGTCAAGAGTAGTTGTGTTAGGTTGATAGGATTAtagataattttcttctttctctactcttataatttgcttttattactttaaaatgaaaagaatccCAATgttaattgggggggggggaatcattACCAAAAAAATAACCCAACAACCCAATACTTTCCATAAATGGAAAAGATCTGTGCTCTACTTTTCCACAATTCTATCCATTGATTCTATTTCACTGTCAATTTCCCATGGCAGTTATGACACATGGATCCCAGCCAGTGAAATTGAAGCATCTGTGGAAGATGCACCAACTCCTGAGAAGCCTAGGAAGGTGAGCTCTCCTTGTACTCCATTCCCCAAGCAGGCTATTCTTAGGAGGTGAAGAAGGGTTCCTGTGCCCCTGGGCTTTTTCACAGTAATGATCCCCAGACAGAGCTGTGACTGCCAAGCTTCTCACCCGCACAGTCTGTCTCTGTACTTTAGGTTCATGCAAAGTGGATCCTGGACACAGATACCttcaatgaatggatgaatgaggaAGACTATGAAGTGAATGATGACAAAAACCCCGTGTCCCGCAGAAAGAAGATTTCAGCCAAGACATTGACAGATGAGGTGAAaagacctctttttttttcttcctccagtCTTTAGCTTAAGTCTCTGGACAAAACTTTGCGGGAGATTGTTGGCTGACATTTGTCCTGTTTCTCCAACCTGCAGGTGAACAGCCCAGACTCAGATCGACGGGACAAGAAAGGAGGGAACTACAAGAAGAGGAAGCGCTCCCCCTCTCCTTCACCTACCCCAGAATCTAAGAAGAAAAATGCGAAGAAAGGGTATGCCATGCTTTCTTATGATCctgtccccacctccacccttctGTCCACACTATGTTGGAGGAAGAAAGGCCTAATCCCTTCCCGTAGCCACCTGGCGCTTACCCGGGCATGCCACAGTCCttaggggaggggaggaggtcgTCTTTAGCTCTGCCCAGTCATTAGTTCTAGTCCCAGCCACTGCTAACCTCAGAGAGAGCTTAATCTCCGAATGAAAAGCCCTTGCCACTTCACATGGCTCTGTTGCTCTTGGCTTCTGTCAGTGCTCCGCTCCACCCTTGAGatgtctctccttcccttcccttgaaCCTCAATTTCCAGCGTCTCCTTGTGTAAGAGTGActgggtcctctttcattcttttttcttcctagcCCCTCGACACCTTACACCAAGTCCAAGCGTGGCCACAGAGAGGAGGAGCAAGAAGACCTGACAAAGGACATGGATGAGCCCTCGCCAGTCCCTAACGTAGAAGAGGTGACGTTGCCCAAAACAGGTACAGGACAGGACAGGCACCCGGGACCCACTCCCTTTCCCTGTGCTGCCCCAACTGTGCCAACCCCCTGAGGGGGATGCTTTATTAGGCCCAGCTCCAGGTCTGAAAGGCCTTTTCCCATCACTTTAGCTGGTTATTGAAGTTATTTCTGTTACCGTGGAGAATCCTCCAACAGTTCAATAGCCAATCTTAGCTGTGGCTTGTGCTTTGCTCCTGACAGTAGTTTTCAAGTTTTAAATGTTGTGTGCCACAATTAGTAAGCTATATTTGAGCACAAATTATACACATGTACTATCACTATACTGGGAACATTATAAAACACGTAAACAGAACAATTTAAAGGATGAGATTAAAAGAGAAGTTCTGGTACTCTTCCTGTATCCGAGTGGATTGGCCTTTGTATCTGAGATCATTGCTTCTTGGTGCTGGCATATCATCTGTGTTCCAAGAACTAACTAGCCTCAAGTGGGCCAGAGGTGTATTTCAAGGCTGGGCTTGGGAGGCCACGGAGAGGGGAGGGGTTCTGGGCTCCCTCCATCTCGTGAATCAGAGCAGCTCTGTTTTCTAGCCGTGTTTTCTCCTGAACCATCATGTATGAATTCATTTAATGAAAGTGTTCCTCTGCTTTGAAAAATGTTTAAGATCTGGTCACTTCTCTACAGAATGATTTGGCCAGACCCAGTCTCAGTCTGTTAAGAACTGACAGACACATGAAGAGAGAGAGGCCTATCAAAGACAAAAATCATGTATGACTGTAGATAAAGAAGTAAGGCGCTTATTTATAGGAAAAAGTTAAGCGAGTATATAATTGGAGAAGTAGGAAAAGTAACAAGTGAGTTTCAAGCCCTACAATGAATGTGACTGGAGGAAGTTAACTGCATTTTGTGATGAGATGGAGAAAGTTTTGGAGGAAGGGGGAATCTCGAGAGGTGAGGGCTTGATTTAGGCAGAATCTGTCTGATAAAATGACTCTGTCTCTGGCAGTCAACACTAAGAAGGACTCGGAGTCAGCCCCGGTCAAAGGAGGCACCATGACTGACCTGGGTAAGATGGAGCGCCCCTGCAGGCGAGGCATTCGGAGCCTGAGGGTGGGCGGGCTCAGCTGGCACCCTTCCCCTGGGCTCACGGCCCTTCCCCACTTCTCCCTGTGattcttcctcccctgcccctcgGGAGGTGCCAGTCTTGCATCTGCTGTCTTTCTCTTTCAGATGAACAGGAGGATGAAAGCATGGAGACCACGGGCAAGGTGGAGCCAGTTTAGAGAGGCCCTGCTTCTATGCGATTCTGATTTGTGATTATAAAGTTCATTCAGCCCAGAAACTTCCACTGCCCAGACTTTACCCACTCCAGACCAATTCAAGCTGCAGCTCAATACTCTGATTCTTTCAGAGGCATGGGGTCCatagtgttcattcccatcaccCATCTTCAGTGTCCACAGTCCTGGGGTGTGGGAGAAGCAGAGGGTTGCTAGGGGGAAAAGTGGGAATGCTGAATGGCCAGCGGCCTCCGTACTCGTAGGATGAGGATGAGAACAGTACGGGAAACAAGGGGGAGCAGACCAAGAATCCAGACCTGCATGAAGACAACGTCACCGAGCAGACCCACCACATCATCATCCCCAGCTACGCTGCTTGGTTTGACTATAACAGGTATGCTACCCCACCTTCTCGCAGAATCCTTCCTTCCCCAGCCTCCAGGGGTCAACATGTTCCTCTTGCCTCCAAATAAGTTATTTTTTCCCTCAGCCAGACAGATAAGAGTGCACTTCAGGTTTAGAGGAACTCCTGATCTCTTTTTTAAGCCATAAAGCTCTGGTGGGAAGTTCTCCCCAAGCTTTGAGCCTGTTTTTAGTCTCCAGCTGGTTGCCCACCCCACCTTCTAGGCTTTTCCTCCCCTCGGGGCTCCCatccctccaccagcaccttccCCTGAGTCCACTCTGGCTTCTCTTGCAGCGTGCATGCCATTGAGCGGAGGGCTCTCCCCGAGTTCTTTAACGGCAAGAACAAGTCCAAGACACCAGAAATGTAAGGAAACCTCGACTCATGATTTTCTTCCTCCTGTGCCCTCTCACCCTTCCTGATCCATCCAGCAACATTCAGTTCAGCAGACCTCTCTCGAGCTCCTATcctgagccaggcactgtgctaaccCTTAGGCAGTTCCAACCTAGGATTCTTGATGCTATAACACATTCTCTAGTACTTGCCCAGGAGTGATATTAAGCATGCCCTTTGCACAAAACAAGTACCTGCTTCAGTGCCTCAGATTCTTTCAGCAGGGCACAGAGTCTTTCAGTCTGTAATTGATACTGTCAAAAATGCAGATTTCCCTAGCATAAGTAATCCACTTTGACTGCAGTGTAAATGACTATTATCAGGCTGGTTCCTGGGTAGCTTTTGATAGAAAAGTGAGTGGTGGAGCTATGAAGACTCCTGAACTAAGGGATGGAGCAGGCtctgtgggagagaggtgtcATAGAAAGTGCAGGCTTGGGCCTCAGTCCTCACCTTTAAGGTTTTGCCTCAGGCTAAATCTGCTTGGCGTTGGATGAGACTTGGCAATCTTCTGTGGTTAGGGATGCCCCAGATAAATATGGTGACAAGGTAGCAAGACTCAGTGCTGAGCCAGGGCGCCCTGGGAACTGAGCTAACTTCCGTCCCTGCTTTGTCCTGGCTTCCCAGCTGTGGGCTTATGCTCTTCCCACCATGGTTCTTTCCCTCTTGATACGGTTCTGTCCTCCTCCTGGGGAAAGCCATGTATGTGAGGAGGCATGATAGGCAGGCAGCGTTGGACCAGGAATTGTTCTACATGCTGATCtcttgatatgaaataataagtGATGACTTACCTACATTCCTTGAGAGCTTGCTGTCCACCAGGTACTATCCTGAGTGTCCTGCATACATTGAGTAATTTAACTTCATGCTGCCCTTAGATGTAGTTATTATAATCTCAGtttacagatcaggaaactgGAGTACCAAGAGGTTCAACCCCTTGCTCAAGTTCATACAGTGACTGAGTAGTAAAACCAGGATCTTGTAGTCTGACTCATGTTCTCAAACTTTGCACTACATGACATAGTGGCCATCAGTTTTTTTGAGCTCCTATAATGTGCCAGGCTCTGTATTAGTACTTTGTAGACATCTCTAATCCTTAGTAGACATttcattttacagacgaggaaactgaggttcaaagaaCTGGGAATTGAACTTAGATCTTTCTAGCTTCAAAGCACATACTCTTCCTACTATGTCATGCTGACTAGTTGGATCTCTGGATAAGGACTTCCCCTTTAATATCCATAAGTTTAGAAATGAGggcaccttttctttttctctgattcCTCATTCAAAAGTTGGATAattatatgggaacatcttatgttttctatgttttttaatgtaacattctttgtgatctattaagtttaataaaaaaagtgtaaaaaacaaaaacaaaagttgggtAAAATGTCCCCAATACAGCCAAGGAAATAATTCACTTAACTAAAAAAACCCATCAAGGAAAACGTAAGAAATGTGTGAATCCCTTGCATctagcacacagtaggcactgaGTGTTTATTGAGTTGGATGTTCTActgttttttgtctttgtcaGCACAGGAGTCATTAGCTCTTCTATCATTCTTCCCATCTCCAGCACTGGACAaacatttatttgtcttcttcctgatgatcacactctctcttcctcttaGCTACCTGGCCTATCGAAACTTCATGATTGACACTTACAGACTGAATCCCCAAGAGTATCTCACCTCCACTGCCTGCCGCAGGAACCTGGCAGGCGACGTCTGTGCCATCATGAGGTGGGTCCTCTGGTTAGCAGGAAGGGCATCTGCGAGGATGTCTGCCCACAGATGCCTCTTGGCAGAAACAGAAGTATCAATGAGGAACATAGgggaacaaacaagaaaaacccCTCTAGAGAAAAGGCAAAGTACAGGTGCGGGGTGTGAGTGACTCAAGGAAATGGCAGTGGCATTCTCGGAAGTAGGGAGTCAAGGAGAAAGAGAGATCTGGGTTCAGTTGTACTAGCTGTGCAGGAAGAAAGTTCAGTAGGTGGTGGGATGGGGACGGCAGCCAGGCGGAAGGTATAGCTGTGGGTGTCCCTGACATTTAGGTGGAAAGTGAACAGCAGTTGCAGACAGGATTTCCAGGAGGTAGAATGAGTAGAGAAGAGGCCCGAGGAGAGAGGGAGCCTTAGGCCACAGCATCTACCCCCAGCCTGGTCCTCATGCGCCTTTCTGGCTGGCCCGTATGACCCTGCCTGCCCTTCTCCTCACAGGGTCCATGCCTTTCTGGAACAGTGGGGTCTTATTAACTACCAGGTGGACGCTGAGAGTCGACCAACCCCGATGGGGCCTCCACCCACTTCTCACTTCCATGTCTTGGCAGACACACCATCAGGGCTGGTACCTCTGCAGCCCAAGACCCCGCAGGTAGGGTGAGGGGCGGCGGGGACAAGGTGGGGTGGGTGTAAAATTGGGCTTCTTTGGgctttcttttcctggttttttaGGGTAATGGTTCAAGAGTGCTTTGAGGCTTCTTCCTTTTCCATGGGATGCAAAGGACTGCAGGAATCAGCCCCGTGTGTTCAGTGCCCTCTGCCGGCCTCTGCACCTAAGTCTGCAAGGACTTGCTGAGGGAGAAGAGATGCTCCTTGTCCTCAGGGAGCAGGCAGGCTAATGTAGGGAATGGAGCAGATAGAAAAAACATGGCTGAAAATGAACTTGCATGAAAATTTTTAACTCTGTCATGTAtcctccatttttttcatttttgcttcataattattattacttccattttttttttcacttccatTTCACACATTACAAAATATTAAGAGGAGAAAGGTTATGtggcttgcccagggtcacagagTACCAAATCTAGGATTAGAACCTAACTGCCCAGCTCCTAAGAGAATCTGTAGAGATACATCATGGATATCATGCCAGTTACTTATCTAATTAATTATTAAGGGAACACGGAAGAGTGGCATGAGTGCCCCAGAGCTTGTGAGCCGCCCAGCATTTGGCCTTGGGGGCTCCAGGGCCTTGGCCTGGTCATTTCTTGCCCACCCTCCATGACGCCAAGCTCTGTCCCCCAGGGCCGCCAGGTTGATGCTGATACCAAGGCTGGGCGAAAGGGCAAAGAGCTGGATGACCTGGTGCCAGAGACGGCTAAGGGCAAGCCAGAGCTGGTAGGTGGGGTGTAGACCCCGCTGGGCTTCTTATTTGCCCCTTTATTGGGGGGCCCCCTGCccgggaagaagagacatgagaGCAGAGGAGCTACAGCAGTAAAGGAGGAAGTCCTGCCCAGGGTGGCCTTGGCTTTGGGAAAGAAGCTCCTTCTGTCGCTTTCCTCTCTCTGTCTGCCCCTGGCTCCCACCGGTCACTCGTACTtacctctttctttcccctccacaAATAGCAGACCTCTGCTTCCCAACAAATGCTCAACTTTCCTGACAAAGGCAAAGAAAAGCCAACAGACATGCAGAACTTTGGGCTGCGCACAGACATGTACACCAAGAAGAATGTCCCCTCCAAGGTACGGGGATGTGGGCTGACTGCAGGCAGGGGTGAGGGAGCCCCCGCTCAGCGATCACCGGTGTCTCTCCTCACCTTGCGTGTTTGACCCACAGAGCAAAGCGGCAGCCAGTGCCACCCGCGAGTGGACAGAACAGGAGACCCTGCTACTCTTGGAGGTATTCAGGGCAAGGAAAGGGGCGTTCTTCTACAAAAGCAGAAATGGCCAGGGTACCAGCCACCCTCGTGAGTGGGGAGGGCCTGTGCAGTTGGGAATGAGCAGACCTTACCCTCAGTCTCTGCCATCCCGGTGCCCGTCGCACCTCATCCCGGGGACCGGCTCCGGGCTGGGGATATGGGCCATCATGTTAACTCCAGCTCCTTTCTTAGTGCTACTTGGGGAGCCCCCTTGGGCCCAGAGAATACAGAAATACTAGAGACACAGCTTTGAAGGCAGCTGCCCttagtggggtgggggcagttgaCTTCTAAGGGAAGTGGCTAAGTAAGCGGAGTTGTgtccccaccactaccaccaggCACTGGAGATGTACAAAGATGACTGGAACAAAGTTTCAGAGCACGTGGGAAGCCGCACACAGGACGAGTGCATCTTGCATTTTCTTCGTCTTCCTATTGAAGACCCATACCTGGAGGACTCAGAGGCCTCCCTGGGCCCCCTGGCCTACCAGCCCATCCCCTTCAGTCAGTCGGGCAATCCTGTCATGAGCACTGTTGCGTTTCTAGCCTCCGTCGTTGATCCCCGAGTCGCCTCTGCCGCTGCCAAGTCGGCCCTAGGTAACGTGAAGGGGTTCTGGCCCCCTTAGTTTGTGCTGGAAGGGCTGGTTGTTCAGACCTCGAAGCCCCCTTGTATTTGGCTGTCCTACTAGCCTTGTCTGTGCTGGTGTCAGCCCAGGCACCTGTCTAGGCTCCAAGCTGGAAATAGGTGAAGAGATGGGCTTGTGAGGAGGCTTTCACAGGGATAGCCAGAACTGCCTGCCTGCCCTCGCTCCCAGCCTCATGCCCTCTGGGTCTTGCAGAGGAGTTCTCCAAGATGAAGGAAGAGGTACCCACAGCCCTTGTGGAGGCCCATGTTCGGAAAGTGGAAGAAGCTGCCAAGGTGACAGGCAAGGCCGACCCAGCCTTCGGTCTGGAAAGCAGTGGCATTGCAGGAACCACCTCTGATGAGCCTGAGCGGATTGGTAAGGCCCGGCATGCTCCCAGACACTGTTCCCCCTAAGCAAGGGCCAGAGGCACCCGGCCTCCCCGCCTCAAGTTGGCATTGGAGCACAGCACGAGTGGGGAGACTTGCTGGTGTTTTTATTTTCCCCTAGGATTTTCCCTTAGGGCCAGTGGCTCCCTGCTGGTTTACTCAGGGAGATTCTGACTGGTAAAAGGGGCTGCTGGCAAAGCATTGTAGAGACAGACTCCATTATCAGACATTCCCATTTCCTTTTCCCACGGGCCCAGAGGAGAGCGGGACTGACGAGGCACGGGCGGAGGGCCAGGCCACAGATGAGAAGAAGGAGCCCAAGGTACGGAGGGATTGGCCTCAGGCTGGGAGGGTGCAGGGGCCAGGCATGGAACCGTGATGGGCATGGGCAGCTGACCCAGTCCAGCCCAAGAACACGAGGACTGGGCTTCGAGGGGGTCTCTCACCCGGAGTCAGAGCTCCCCTCGAGACAAGTAAATTCAGTTCCCAGGCCCTTTGTGTGAAAACCAGTCACCTCAGCCCCTGATATTCTCTACGTTTCTTTCACTGGGCCTTAAGGAACCTCGAGAAGGAGGAGGGGCTGTGGAAGAAGAAGCAAAGGACAAAACCAGCGAGGCGCCCAAGAAGGatgaagagaaagggaaggaaggtgaCAGCGAGAAGGAATCAGAGAAGAGTGATGGGGACCCAGTAGGTGAGCTTCTCAGTGGTAGTTAGGAGGTACAGGAAAGAAGCGGAGCTGTAGAGCTAACTCAAGAGCCCTTTTCCTGGCCTAGTAGATCCCGAGAAGGAGAAGGAGCCAAAGGAAGGGCAGGAGGAAGTACTGAAGGAAGTGGTGGAGTCAGAGGGTGAAAGGAAGACGAAGGTGGAGCGGGACATTGGCGAGGGCAATCTCTCCACCGCAGCTGCCGCTGCCCTGGCTGCTGCCGCGGTCAAGGCCAAGGTGAGGTCCAGAGACCCCAACAACCCCAAGCGAAGAAGATGGCTcccttctccaggctcacttcACTGAAAGGAAGTCATTCCATGTGCATCCCTTAACTAGTGCTAGCctatttcctctttatttttatgCTGAGGGAGTCTTAGTTATGTCTTCTCTAAACTTCTTGAATCTTTTACTATTAGGCCTATTTCCAGCCACCTAATTAGTTGACTTTGTCTTATCCTTTGccactctctcccttttccccaagttcttttaaaaaatatcagtgCTGCACTACTGTCTCACATCAGGTTCTCCCTTAAAACCTaacagtggggagcagatgtggcccaagcaattgagtgcctgcttcccccatgggaagtcctgggttcagttcctggtgcctcctgaaaaaaacgaacaacaagcaaaacaaatgaaaaaaccagcccagggaagccgatgtggctcagtggttgagcaccagcttcccacatacaagatcctgggttcattccccggcCTCTGgacctcaaaaacaaaactaaaaaaccTGCCAACCTCTGCACTACCTTTTCCTCCCCTGGAATGTCGTTAACTGGGCCCTCCCGCTGACATGCCTTCCCACCCTTCCTTCCCTAGCACTTGGCTGCAGTTGAGGAGAGGAAGATCAAATCCCTCGTGGCCCTTCTGGTGGAGACCCAGATGAAAAAGTTGGAAATCAAACTCCGGCACTTCGAGGAGCTGGAGACGATCATGGACCGGGAGCGTGAAGCAGTGAGTAGCCTCCCTGGGGGGGAGCGGGAGCCCTGGCACCTGGTCCCGACTCGAGACCAAGCCCTACCTCACTCTAGGATGAGGGGCCGGGAAGGGGGATGAAGCTGCAGTGCAGAAAGCCTGAGACGGACAGGGTTTCCAAGCAGAGGGGGCAGCCCAGGCCAGGGCTGGGAGGCCAAGCCGAGGCAGGTGAGAGGGACAGAAAcacccacaggggaggtctggaGACTGGGCTCCCATGGGATGTCAGCACCACAGGGCAGGGATGTTCTGTTCTGTTGATTGCTGTATCTCCAGGTTTTTGAACAGTGCATGGCTCATAGTAGATGTTCAGTAAACATTTGGTGAGTCCTTGAATGGATCTGAGGGATAATGAGAGGACTGGGGCTTCAGATCCAGGAGGTAAACCACAAAGGGGAGGGGATGGCCAGGGTATTGAACCGTTTTGCCTTTAAAGGGACATATAAAGATGTAGAAGACAGCGACCCAGTCTCAGAGAACTTAATTAGAGACATGAAAAACAGTTAATCATGTTTAAGGTAT from Dasypus novemcinctus isolate mDasNov1 chromosome 12, mDasNov1.1.hap2, whole genome shotgun sequence includes these protein-coding regions:
- the SMARCC2 gene encoding SWI/SNF complex subunit SMARCC2 isoform X13 produces the protein MAVRKKDGGPNVKYYEAADTVTQFDNVRLWLGKNYKKYIQAEPPTNKSLSSLVVQLLQFQEEVFGKHVSNAPLTKLPIKCFLDFKAGGSLCHILAAAYKFKSDQGWRRYDFQNPSRMDRNVEMFMTIEKSLVQNNCLSRPNIFLCPEIEPKLLGKLKDIVKRHQGTITEDKNNASHVVYPVPGNLEEEEWVRPVMKRDKQVLLHWGYYPDSYDTWIPASEIEASVEDAPTPEKPRKVHAKWILDTDTFNEWMNEEDYEVNDDKNPVSRRKKISAKTLTDEVNSPDSDRRDKKGGNYKKRKRSPSPSPTPESKKKNAKKGPSTPYTKSKRGHREEEQEDLTKDMDEPSPVPNVEEVTLPKTVNTKKDSESAPVKGGTMTDLDEQEDESMETTGKDEDENSTGNKGEQTKNPDLHEDNVTEQTHHIIIPSYAAWFDYNSVHAIERRALPEFFNGKNKSKTPEIYLAYRNFMIDTYRLNPQEYLTSTACRRNLAGDVCAIMRVHAFLEQWGLINYQVDAESRPTPMGPPPTSHFHVLADTPSGLVPLQPKTPQGRQVDADTKAGRKGKELDDLVPETAKGKPELQTSASQQMLNFPDKGKEKPTDMQNFGLRTDMYTKKNVPSKSKAAASATREWTEQETLLLLEALEMYKDDWNKVSEHVGSRTQDECILHFLRLPIEDPYLEDSEASLGPLAYQPIPFSQSGNPVMSTVAFLASVVDPRVASAAAKSALEEFSKMKEEVPTALVEAHVRKVEEAAKVTGKADPAFGLESSGIAGTTSDEPERIEESGTDEARAEGQATDEKKEPKEPREGGGAVEEEAKDKTSEAPKKDEEKGKEGDSEKESEKSDGDPVVDPEKEKEPKEGQEEVLKEVVESEGERKTKVERDIGEGNLSTAAAAALAAAAVKAKHLAAVEERKIKSLVALLVETQMKKLEIKLRHFEELETIMDREREALEYQRQQLLADRQAFHMEQLKYAEMRARQQHFQQMHQQQQQPPPALPPGSQPIPPAGAAGPPAVHGLAVAPASVAPAPAGSGVPPGSLGPSEQIGQAGSAVGPQQQQPAGAPQPGAVPPGLPPPGPHGPSPFPNQQTPPSLMPGAVPGSGHPGVADPGTPLPPDPTAPSPGTVTPVPPPQ
- the SMARCC2 gene encoding SWI/SNF complex subunit SMARCC2 isoform X9, which codes for MAVRKKDGGPNVKYYEAADTVTQFDNVRLWLGKNYKKYIQAEPPTNKSLSSLVVQLLQFQEEVFGKHVSNAPLTKLPIKCFLDFKAGGSLCHILAAAYKFKSDQGWRRYDFQNPSRMDRNVEMFMTIEKSLVQNNCLSRPNIFLCPEIEPKLLGKLKDIVKRHQGTITEDKNNASHVVYPVPGNLEEEEWVRPVMKRDKQVLLHWGYYPDSYDTWIPASEIEASVEDAPTPEKPRKVHAKWILDTDTFNEWMNEEDYEVNDDKNPVSRRKKISAKTLTDEVNSPDSDRRDKKGGNYKKRKRSPSPSPTPESKKKNAKKGPSTPYTKSKRGHREEEQEDLTKDMDEPSPVPNVEEVTLPKTVNTKKDSESAPVKGGTMTDLDEQEDESMETTGKDEDENSTGNKGEQTKNPDLHEDNVTEQTHHIIIPSYAAWFDYNSVHAIERRALPEFFNGKNKSKTPEIYLAYRNFMIDTYRLNPQEYLTSTACRRNLAGDVCAIMRVHAFLEQWGLINYQVDAESRPTPMGPPPTSHFHVLADTPSGLVPLQPKTPQGRQVDADTKAGRKGKELDDLVPETAKGKPELQTSASQQMLNFPDKGKEKPTDMQNFGLRTDMYTKKNVPSKSKAAASATREWTEQETLLLLEALEMYKDDWNKVSEHVGSRTQDECILHFLRLPIEDPYLEDSEASLGPLAYQPIPFSQSGNPVMSTVAFLASVVDPRVASAAAKSALEEFSKMKEEVPTALVEAHVRKVEEAAKVTGKADPAFGLESSGIAGTTSDEPERIEESGTDEARAEGQATDEKKEPKEPREGGGAVEEEAKDKTSEAPKKDEEKGKEGDSEKESEKSDGDPVVDPEKEKEPKEGQEEVLKEVVESEGERKTKVERDIGEGNLSTAAAAALAAAAVKAKHLAAVEERKIKSLVALLVETQMKKLEIKLRHFEELETIMDREREALEYQRQQLLADRQAFHMEQLKYAEMRARQQHFQQMHQQQQQPPPALPPGSQPIPPAGAAGPPAVHGLAVAPASVAPAPAGSGVPPGSLGPSEQIGQAGSAVGPQQQQPAGAPQPGAVPPGLPPPGPHGPSPFPNQQTPPSLMPGAVPGSGHPGVAAQSPAIVAAVQGNLLPSASPLPDPGTPLPPDPTAPSPGTVTPVPPPQ
- the SMARCC2 gene encoding SWI/SNF complex subunit SMARCC2 isoform X7, producing the protein MAVRKKDGGPNVKYYEAADTVTQFDNVRLWLGKNYKKYIQAEPPTNKSLSSLVVQLLQFQEEVFGKHVSNAPLTKLPIKCFLDFKAGGSLCHILAAAYKFKSDQGWRRYDFQNPSRMDRNVEMFMTIEKSLVQNNCLSRPNIFLCPEIEPKLLGKLKDIVKRHQGTITEDKNNASHVVYPVPGNLEEEEWVRPVMKRDKQVLLHWGYYPDSYDTWIPASEIEASVEDAPTPEKPRKVHAKWILDTDTFNEWMNEEDYEVNDDKNPVSRRKKISAKTLTDEVNSPDSDRRDKKGGNYKKRKRSPSPSPTPESKKKNAKKGPSTPYTKSKRGHREEEQEDLTKDMDEPSPVPNVEEVTLPKTVNTKKDSESAPVKGGTMTDLDEQEDESMETTGKDEDENSTGNKGEQTKNPDLHEDNVTEQTHHIIIPSYAAWFDYNSVHAIERRALPEFFNGKNKSKTPEIYLAYRNFMIDTYRLNPQEYLTSTACRRNLAGDVCAIMRVHAFLEQWGLINYQVDAESRPTPMGPPPTSHFHVLADTPSGLVPLQPKTPQTSASQQMLNFPDKGKEKPTDMQNFGLRTDMYTKKNVPSKSKAAASATREWTEQETLLLLEALEMYKDDWNKVSEHVGSRTQDECILHFLRLPIEDPYLEDSEASLGPLAYQPIPFSQSGNPVMSTVAFLASVVDPRVASAAAKSALEEFSKMKEEVPTALVEAHVRKVEEAAKVTGKADPAFGLESSGIAGTTSDEPERIEESGTDEARAEGQATDEKKEPKEPREGGGAVEEEAKDKTSEAPKKDEEKGKEGDSEKESEKSDGDPVVDPEKEKEPKEGQEEVLKEVVESEGERKTKVERDIGEGNLSTAAAAALAAAAVKAKHLAAVEERKIKSLVALLVETQMKKLEIKLRHFEELETIMDREREALEYQRQQLLADRQAFHMEQLKYAEMRARQQHFQQMHQQQQQPPPALPPGSQPIPPAGAAGPPAVHGLAVAPASVAPAPAGSGVPPGSLGPSEQIGQAGSAVGPQQQQPAGAPQPGAVPPGLPPPGPHGPSPFPNQQTPPSLMPGAVPGSGHPGVAGNAPLGLPFGMPPPPPPAAPSIIPFGSLADSISINLPPPPNLHGHHHHLPFAPGTLPPPNLPVSMANPLHPNLPATTTMPSSLPLGPGLGSAAAQSPAIVAAVQGNLLPSASPLPDPGTPLPPDPTAPSPGTVTPVPPPQ